A genome region from Jeotgalibacillus aurantiacus includes the following:
- the hfq gene encoding RNA chaperone Hfq: MKQAVNIQDQMLNQLRKESTFVTVFLLNGFQIRGQIKAFDNFTVLLESEGKQQLVYKHAISTFVPSKNVKIQTEQE, from the coding sequence ATGAAACAAGCCGTAAATATTCAGGATCAGATGCTGAACCAGTTACGAAAAGAAAGTACATTTGTAACCGTATTTTTATTAAATGGCTTTCAGATTAGAGGGCAGATCAAAGCATTTGATAACTTTACTGTGTTGCTTGAATCGGAAGGAAAGCAGCAGCTTGTTTATAAGCACGCAATATCAACATTTGTTCCTTCAAAAAACGTTAAGATACAAACAGAGCAGGAGTAA
- the miaA gene encoding tRNA (adenosine(37)-N6)-dimethylallyltransferase MiaA yields the protein MKKDVIVIAGPTAVGKTDLSIRVSKAVDGEVINGDAMQVYKGLDIGTAKITKSEMSGVPHHLFDIREPHEPFSAAEYQQEVRGKIEEIQSRGSVPVLTGGTGLYIQSVLFDYQFSDEGKNEEIRSRLELELLEHGRDYLFDKLQQSDPHAASSIHPNNTRRVIRALEAYMTTGITSDARMNRQEIAPLYQHRLIGLTMERDILYKRIDLRVDKMMEQGLEAEVRSLYDQGIRNVQSIQAIGYKEMYDYFDGMVTLDEAVAAIKQNSRRYAKRQMTWFRNKMNMEWFDVTNDREKKIEEIVQSLAGNYT from the coding sequence ATGAAAAAAGACGTAATTGTAATCGCAGGACCAACTGCTGTCGGAAAAACAGATCTGAGCATCAGGGTGTCAAAAGCGGTTGATGGTGAAGTGATTAATGGAGATGCGATGCAGGTCTACAAAGGTCTGGATATTGGCACCGCAAAAATAACCAAATCTGAAATGAGTGGTGTTCCGCATCACTTGTTTGATATTCGCGAGCCGCATGAACCGTTTTCTGCTGCAGAATATCAGCAGGAAGTCCGGGGGAAAATAGAAGAGATTCAGAGCAGAGGGTCCGTACCTGTTCTGACAGGTGGAACGGGACTGTACATTCAGTCGGTTTTGTTTGATTACCAGTTTTCTGATGAAGGTAAAAACGAAGAAATTCGTTCACGGCTTGAACTTGAGCTGCTCGAGCATGGGCGGGACTACCTTTTCGACAAGCTGCAGCAATCCGATCCGCATGCTGCCTCCTCCATTCATCCGAATAATACACGCAGGGTCATAAGAGCACTTGAAGCCTACATGACGACAGGGATCACTAGCGATGCAAGAATGAACAGGCAGGAAATCGCACCGCTTTATCAGCACCGTCTCATCGGGTTGACAATGGAGCGGGACATCCTGTACAAGAGAATTGACTTGCGTGTTGATAAAATGATGGAACAGGGACTTGAAGCTGAGGTCAGAAGTTTGTACGACCAGGGTATTAGAAATGTTCAGTCCATTCAGGCGATCGGCTATAAAGAAATGTATGATTATTTTGATGGAATGGTCACCCTGGATGAAGCAGTAGCTGCGATTAAGCAAAACTCAAGAAGGTACGCCAAGCGTCAAATGACCTGGTTCCGCAATAAAATGAACATGGAGTGGTTTGACGTTACAAATGACAGGGAAAAAAAGATTGAGGAAATCGTGCAATCTTTAGCAGGAAATTACACTTAA
- a CDS encoding alpha/beta hydrolase, protein MKTWFTEVSDGYRLHTVLWESNATKIKGSIQLCHGMAEHIGRYQEFAEALNKEGYHVFGHDNRGHGKTAAANGRHGDFDDGMTFDRLALDCVELRESLLREVEGPLFMIGHSMGSFITRRMLQLNATGLKGVVLSGTSGPLGLTGPAAIALASVISAYKPDDKAELLDHLSFGGYNKAFDNPKTPFDWLSRDEQSVSLYMDDPECGFVCTNRFYKVLFKGMQMISQKNEVSKVPAHIPILLVSGTKDPVGNFTKGIYKTAASYQKAGVRSVEVLLYEDGRHEMLNELNRKEVISDMLKRINQWNR, encoded by the coding sequence TTGAAAACCTGGTTTACAGAAGTCAGTGACGGATACAGGCTCCACACCGTATTATGGGAATCAAATGCAACAAAAATAAAAGGATCAATACAGCTCTGTCATGGGATGGCAGAGCATATTGGTCGTTATCAGGAATTTGCTGAAGCGCTGAACAAAGAAGGATATCATGTGTTCGGGCACGATAACCGCGGCCATGGAAAAACGGCCGCAGCCAATGGCCGGCATGGTGACTTTGATGATGGTATGACGTTTGACCGCCTTGCGCTTGATTGTGTGGAATTGAGAGAATCGCTTTTAAGAGAAGTTGAAGGTCCTCTTTTTATGATCGGGCACAGCATGGGTTCATTTATTACAAGAAGAATGCTCCAGCTGAACGCTACCGGATTAAAAGGTGTGGTGCTCTCGGGGACAAGTGGACCACTTGGACTTACCGGTCCTGCTGCGATCGCACTTGCTTCTGTTATCTCTGCCTATAAGCCTGATGACAAGGCGGAATTGCTGGATCATCTGTCATTTGGTGGGTATAATAAGGCATTTGACAACCCGAAAACGCCGTTTGACTGGCTTTCAAGGGATGAGCAGTCAGTCAGTTTATACATGGATGATCCTGAATGTGGATTTGTCTGCACAAATCGTTTTTATAAAGTTCTTTTTAAAGGAATGCAGATGATCAGTCAAAAGAATGAAGTGTCGAAAGTGCCTGCACATATTCCCATCCTTTTAGTCAGTGGGACGAAGGATCCTGTCGGGAATTTCACGAAGGGCATTTATAAAACGGCAGCTTCCTACCAAAAGGCAGGAGTCCGTTCTGTCGAAGTCCTGCTGTATGAAGACGGAAGGCACGAAATGCTGAATGAACTGAACAGAAAAGAAGTCATCAGTGATATGTTAAAAAGAATTAATCAATGGAATCGTTAG
- a CDS encoding glycerol-3-phosphate dehydrogenase/oxidase, producing MSFSSVNRNEKLKQMSSEIYDLVVIGGGITGAGIALDAVTRGMKVAVVEMQDFAGGTSSRSTKLVHGGLRYLKQFEVKMVAEVGKERAIVYENAPHVTTPEWMMLPIHKGGTFGKFSTSVGLRVYDYLAGVKRQERRKMLSVSEATKREPLVKKDGLKGAGYYVEYRTDDARLTLEIIKKAVEKGADFINYVKADRFTYDKKKVSGIEAVDQISGESYTILGRKVINAAGPWVDQVRNKDYSKNNKQLQLTKGVHLVIDQSVFPLKQALYFDTPDGRMMFAIPRDGKAYVGTTDTFYGTEKDTANPKMTEEDRQYILDSIRYMFPDVKVTEKEVESSWAGVRPLIFEEGKDPSEISRKDEIWEHDSGIITIAGGKLTGYRKMAEHVVDLAAKRLKEETKQSFDSCKTVKLTLSGADFGGSANFKTFIEQKGREAVQFGLTETEGKKLAAFYGSNADKLFTLAHAAKGMDLEAPMNPVLYAEVVYAIQEEMTVKPVDFFIRRTGRLFFDINSVQREKEAVLKLMKKLLNWDEETYRAYQEELENEIHDAVIPVS from the coding sequence ATGAGTTTTTCAAGTGTAAACCGGAATGAAAAATTAAAGCAGATGTCAAGTGAAATATATGATCTTGTTGTGATTGGTGGAGGGATCACCGGAGCGGGGATCGCTCTTGATGCCGTAACAAGAGGCATGAAGGTTGCGGTTGTTGAAATGCAGGATTTTGCTGGAGGTACTTCAAGCCGTTCAACAAAACTTGTCCACGGCGGTCTGCGATATCTGAAGCAGTTCGAAGTGAAAATGGTGGCTGAAGTCGGGAAGGAACGTGCGATCGTCTATGAAAATGCACCACACGTGACAACACCTGAATGGATGATGCTTCCGATTCACAAGGGCGGAACGTTCGGTAAGTTCTCAACGTCTGTCGGCTTAAGAGTGTATGACTATCTGGCTGGAGTTAAACGTCAGGAAAGAAGAAAGATGCTGAGTGTATCTGAAGCAACGAAGCGTGAGCCTCTTGTCAAAAAAGATGGTTTAAAAGGTGCAGGTTACTATGTAGAGTACCGTACGGATGATGCGCGCCTGACGCTTGAAATTATTAAAAAGGCAGTGGAAAAAGGAGCGGACTTCATCAACTACGTGAAAGCTGACCGCTTTACTTACGATAAGAAGAAAGTGTCCGGCATCGAAGCAGTCGATCAGATCTCGGGCGAATCATACACCATTTTAGGGCGAAAAGTGATCAACGCTGCGGGACCGTGGGTAGATCAGGTTCGTAATAAGGATTATTCTAAAAATAATAAGCAGCTTCAGCTGACAAAAGGGGTACACCTTGTCATTGATCAGTCTGTATTCCCGTTGAAGCAGGCGCTTTATTTTGATACGCCGGACGGGCGGATGATGTTTGCGATTCCGCGTGACGGTAAAGCATATGTAGGAACAACAGATACGTTTTACGGCACTGAAAAAGATACGGCAAACCCGAAAATGACGGAAGAGGATCGTCAGTATATTCTTGACTCCATCCGATATATGTTCCCTGATGTAAAAGTAACGGAAAAAGAAGTGGAATCAAGCTGGGCAGGTGTTCGTCCGCTTATATTTGAAGAAGGAAAAGACCCTTCTGAAATTTCCCGTAAGGATGAAATCTGGGAACACGACAGCGGCATTATCACCATTGCAGGCGGAAAGCTGACAGGCTACCGCAAAATGGCTGAACACGTTGTAGATCTTGCTGCCAAGCGGCTAAAAGAGGAAACCAAGCAGTCCTTTGACAGCTGTAAAACCGTAAAGCTTACGCTGTCCGGAGCTGATTTTGGAGGCTCAGCCAACTTCAAAACGTTCATTGAACAAAAAGGAAGAGAAGCTGTACAATTCGGATTAACGGAAACGGAAGGTAAAAAGCTTGCAGCATTTTACGGATCAAACGCAGATAAACTGTTTACCCTTGCTCACGCTGCTAAAGGGATGGATCTTGAAGCGCCGATGAACCCTGTATTATACGCGGAGGTTGTGTATGCAATACAGGAAGAAATGACGGTTAAACCGGTTGACTTCTTTATCCGCAGAACCGGCAGACTGTTCTTTGATATCAATTCTGTCCAGCGTGAAAAAGAAGCCGTTTTGAAACTGATGAAAAAACTGTTAAACTGGGATGAAGAAACGTATCGTGCTTATCAGGAAGAACTGGAAAATGAAATCCACGACGCTGTGATTCCGGTAAGCTGA
- the glpK gene encoding glycerol kinase GlpK yields MEKYILSLDQGTTSSRAILFNTKGEIVKIAQKEFEQIFPKPGWVEHNANEIWGSILSVIASVLSESGVKPDQIAGIGITNQRETAVVWDKETGMPVYNAIVWQSRQTADICNELKEKGLNDLFREKTGLLIDAYFSGTKVKWILDNVDGAREKAEAGKLLFGTIDTWLIWKLTGGEAHVTDYSNASRTLMYNIYDLKWDKELLEHLTVPESMLPEVKPSSEIYGKTVSHHFFGKEIPIAGAAGDQQAALFGQACYKEGMAKNTYGTGCFMLMNTGEKAVKSDSGLLTTLAWGIDGKVEYALEGSIFVAGSAIQWLRDGLRMLKTAAVSEDYASRVDSTDGVYVVPAFVGLGTPYWDSDVRGAVFGLTRGTSKEHFVRAVLESLAYQTKDVLDAMEKDSGIELKKLRVDGGAVQNNFLMQFQSDLLNVPVERPVISETTALGAAYLAGLAVGFWDSREEIANMWKVDKDFDPEMKEDQSAELYKGWQKAVKAAQAFK; encoded by the coding sequence ATGGAGAAGTACATTTTATCATTAGATCAGGGGACAACAAGTTCAAGAGCCATTCTCTTTAATACAAAAGGTGAAATTGTTAAGATTGCACAAAAAGAATTTGAGCAGATTTTTCCTAAGCCGGGTTGGGTGGAGCATAATGCAAATGAAATCTGGGGCTCCATTCTTTCTGTTATTGCGTCTGTTCTTTCTGAATCAGGCGTCAAACCGGATCAGATTGCAGGGATCGGTATTACTAACCAGCGTGAAACAGCCGTGGTCTGGGATAAGGAGACAGGGATGCCTGTTTACAATGCGATTGTCTGGCAATCAAGACAAACAGCGGATATTTGTAATGAATTAAAGGAAAAAGGCCTGAATGATTTATTCAGAGAAAAAACCGGGCTGCTGATCGATGCTTATTTCTCCGGAACAAAAGTAAAGTGGATCCTTGACAATGTAGATGGTGCAAGAGAAAAAGCAGAGGCAGGTAAGCTTTTATTCGGTACAATCGACACATGGCTGATCTGGAAACTGACAGGCGGGGAAGCGCACGTTACGGATTATTCCAATGCTTCAAGAACGCTTATGTATAACATTTACGATCTGAAGTGGGATAAAGAGCTTCTTGAGCATTTAACGGTTCCTGAATCGATGCTTCCTGAAGTGAAACCCTCCTCTGAAATTTACGGTAAAACCGTATCACATCACTTTTTCGGTAAGGAGATTCCGATTGCAGGCGCTGCAGGAGACCAGCAGGCAGCACTATTCGGACAGGCCTGTTATAAAGAAGGAATGGCGAAAAACACATATGGAACCGGCTGCTTTATGCTGATGAATACCGGGGAAAAGGCTGTTAAATCAGACAGTGGATTACTTACAACGCTTGCATGGGGAATTGACGGAAAAGTTGAATATGCTCTAGAAGGCAGTATTTTTGTAGCAGGAAGTGCCATTCAGTGGCTTCGTGACGGATTAAGAATGCTTAAAACTGCAGCAGTTAGTGAAGATTATGCTTCACGCGTAGACTCAACAGATGGTGTATATGTTGTGCCTGCTTTCGTTGGTCTTGGTACACCATACTGGGATAGTGATGTAAGAGGAGCAGTATTCGGCCTTACACGCGGAACATCTAAAGAGCACTTTGTCCGTGCCGTACTTGAAAGTCTTGCTTATCAGACGAAAGATGTCCTTGATGCGATGGAAAAAGATTCAGGTATTGAACTTAAAAAGCTCCGTGTTGATGGTGGTGCCGTGCAAAATAACTTCCTGATGCAGTTCCAGAGTGACCTGTTAAATGTCCCGGTTGAACGTCCGGTGATCAGTGAAACGACTGCGCTTGGAGCAGCTTATCTTGCAGGTCTTGCTGTAGGATTCTGGGACAGCAGGGAAGAAATTGCGAATATGTGGAAAGTGGATAAAGACTTTGACCCTGAGATGAAAGAAGATCAGAGTGCTGAACTTTATAAAGGATGGCAAAAAGCAGTAAAGGCAGCTCAGGCTTTCAAATAA
- a CDS encoding MIP/aquaporin family protein, which yields MNEYVAEVIGTAILILFGGGVVANVSLKKSLAEGAGWIVIALGWGLGVAMAVYAVGQFSGAHLNPAVTLGLAFNNDFEWVKVPGYVAAQIVGAFIGATLVWLHFLPHWKVTPDQGAKLGVFSTGPAIPHYFSNLMSEIIGTFILVVGILFIGANEFTEGLNPFIVGMLIVAIGLSLGGTTGYAINPARDLGPRIAHFVLPISGKGTSNWGYSWIPILGPVLGGSFGGLFYRYIFAGEYDVLFWVVLAAIVVCLLGAYSIDKKNTSKQKHLAA from the coding sequence ATGAATGAATATGTTGCTGAAGTCATTGGAACCGCGATTCTGATTCTTTTCGGTGGCGGAGTTGTTGCAAACGTCAGTCTCAAAAAATCCCTGGCAGAAGGTGCGGGATGGATTGTGATTGCGTTGGGATGGGGTCTCGGGGTTGCTATGGCGGTCTATGCTGTAGGTCAGTTCAGTGGAGCGCATTTAAATCCGGCAGTTACACTGGGTCTTGCCTTTAATAACGATTTCGAATGGGTGAAGGTCCCTGGTTATGTTGCGGCGCAGATTGTAGGCGCTTTCATTGGAGCGACTCTTGTATGGCTTCATTTCCTTCCGCACTGGAAGGTTACACCTGATCAGGGGGCAAAGCTTGGTGTATTTTCAACCGGACCGGCTATTCCTCATTATTTTTCAAATCTAATGAGTGAAATTATCGGAACTTTTATTTTAGTGGTAGGCATTTTGTTTATTGGGGCGAATGAATTTACAGAAGGATTAAATCCTTTTATCGTCGGAATGCTGATTGTGGCGATCGGGCTTTCTCTAGGAGGTACGACCGGATATGCAATCAACCCTGCGCGTGATTTGGGACCAAGAATTGCTCATTTTGTTTTACCAATCAGCGGAAAGGGTACTTCTAACTGGGGATACAGCTGGATTCCAATTTTAGGTCCGGTTCTTGGAGGATCCTTTGGAGGGCTTTTCTACCGCTATATTTTTGCAGGAGAGTATGATGTGCTATTTTGGGTAGTTCTGGCAGCCATCGTAGTCTGTCTGTTAGGAGCTTATTCAATAGATAAAAAAAATACAAGTAAACAAAAACATTTAGCAGCATAA
- a CDS encoding glycerol-3-phosphate responsive antiterminator, whose protein sequence is MELEDQKILPAVHTMKDFDKMLKHSYEFGVFLDMHVGMIKSVFDYARSKDKKMFLHMDLIQGLSNDEYAAEYVCQSIKPYGIISTRRNVIKRARELNIKAIQRTFVIDSSAYRRSVDQIRQSDPDFIELLPGVVPKMITRMKEETGKQIIAGGLIDRPEEVEEALNAGASAITTSSKILWEHFGK, encoded by the coding sequence ATGGAATTAGAGGATCAGAAAATCCTTCCTGCAGTGCATACAATGAAGGACTTCGATAAAATGCTGAAGCATTCCTACGAATTTGGGGTCTTTTTGGATATGCATGTAGGAATGATTAAAAGTGTATTTGACTATGCAAGGTCAAAAGATAAAAAAATGTTTCTTCATATGGATCTGATTCAAGGTCTTTCGAATGATGAATACGCTGCTGAATACGTGTGTCAGTCTATTAAGCCATATGGCATCATTTCCACCAGAAGAAACGTGATTAAACGGGCGAGGGAGCTCAACATAAAAGCGATTCAGCGGACCTTTGTGATTGATTCAAGTGCTTATAGAAGAAGTGTGGACCAGATCCGGCAATCAGATCCTGATTTCATTGAACTTCTTCCGGGCGTTGTGCCTAAAATGATAACCAGAATGAAAGAAGAAACCGGAAAACAGATTATTGCAGGGGGACTGATCGACCGACCTGAAGAAGTAGAGGAAGCGCTTAATGCCGGTGCGAGCGCCATTACAACATCCTCAAAAATACTTTGGGAACATTTCGGGAAATAA
- the mutL gene encoding DNA mismatch repair endonuclease MutL — protein sequence MGYIIQLDELLANKIAAGEVVERPASVVKELTENAVDAGANIIEIDLEEAGLASIKITDNGSGILEDDLLTAFSRHATSKIKNEHDLFRIKTLGFRGEALPSIASVSKVMITTSTGDAGSRAEFHGGKCISRTAAPARKGTDIEVTDLFYNTPARLKYMKTVNTELGNVTDIVNRIALSHPEISFRLRHNGKTLLHTNGQGDVRQVLAAIYGFQTVKKMLPFKGESLDFTITGYAGLPEVTRASRNYLSVLVNGRYIKNYAITRAITEGYHTLLPIGRFPVVLLSIEMDPILVDVNVHPSKQEVRFSKEKELTSLISETIKALFHKETLIPSGVKESRAVQKPSEQISFNWDESFKKPFSESAKPKEDEDVFLPKQVMEKQADFREDAEQLIDKTTTQHHIQHHEEQVDEYDDEPVQARRMPDLSVIGQAHGTYIICQGSDGIYLIDQHAAQERIKYEYYRDKLAAPARETQDLLVPLTLDYSTDDFIRISENRRLLEQVGVFLEDFGTSGFIVRSYPVWFPKGEEKETVEEMIEQMLTMKKINIGKLREEAAIMMSCKKSIKANHYLQKSDMDHLVNELGGCYDPFTCPHGRPVIIQFSIYEMEKMFKRVM from the coding sequence ATGGGATATATTATTCAGCTGGATGAATTGCTTGCCAATAAAATCGCAGCCGGGGAAGTGGTGGAAAGACCCGCCTCGGTTGTGAAAGAGCTGACTGAAAACGCAGTGGATGCAGGTGCAAATATTATCGAGATTGATCTCGAAGAAGCCGGCCTGGCAAGTATTAAGATCACTGATAACGGGAGCGGAATTTTGGAGGATGATCTCTTAACCGCCTTCTCCAGACACGCCACAAGCAAAATCAAAAATGAACATGATCTTTTTCGAATTAAAACGCTCGGATTCAGAGGAGAGGCCTTACCGAGTATCGCCTCAGTCTCAAAAGTAATGATTACAACGTCAACCGGGGATGCCGGATCGAGGGCTGAATTTCACGGCGGGAAGTGCATCAGCAGGACTGCAGCTCCTGCAAGGAAAGGAACTGACATTGAAGTAACGGACCTTTTCTATAACACACCAGCCCGGCTGAAATATATGAAAACGGTCAATACAGAACTCGGTAACGTGACAGATATCGTCAACCGGATCGCCCTTTCACATCCTGAAATATCCTTCAGGCTCCGCCATAACGGCAAAACACTTCTTCATACGAATGGACAAGGTGATGTAAGGCAGGTGCTTGCTGCCATTTACGGCTTTCAGACTGTCAAAAAAATGCTGCCTTTTAAAGGAGAGTCGCTTGACTTTACTATAACAGGGTATGCCGGGTTGCCGGAAGTGACACGCGCATCAAGAAATTACCTCTCTGTTCTTGTAAATGGCAGGTATATTAAAAATTACGCTATAACAAGAGCCATTACGGAAGGGTATCATACGCTGCTGCCAATCGGCAGATTTCCTGTTGTCCTTCTCTCGATCGAAATGGACCCGATTCTGGTGGATGTTAATGTGCATCCTTCTAAGCAGGAAGTACGTTTTAGTAAAGAAAAAGAATTAACCTCGCTTATTTCAGAAACAATAAAGGCTTTATTTCATAAGGAGACACTGATCCCGAGTGGAGTAAAAGAGTCCCGGGCGGTTCAGAAACCTTCTGAACAAATTTCGTTCAACTGGGACGAATCGTTTAAAAAGCCATTTTCAGAGAGCGCTAAACCAAAAGAGGATGAAGATGTTTTTCTCCCTAAGCAGGTGATGGAGAAACAGGCTGATTTTCGTGAGGATGCTGAGCAGTTAATTGATAAAACAACGACGCAACATCATATTCAGCATCATGAGGAACAGGTTGATGAATATGACGATGAACCTGTGCAGGCTAGGCGGATGCCTGATCTCAGCGTAATTGGTCAGGCTCATGGCACTTATATCATTTGTCAGGGATCAGATGGTATATATCTGATTGACCAGCATGCTGCACAGGAGAGGATTAAGTATGAGTACTACCGTGACAAGCTTGCTGCACCTGCGAGGGAAACGCAGGATTTACTTGTTCCACTGACGCTGGATTATTCAACAGATGATTTTATCAGGATCAGCGAAAACAGACGTTTGCTTGAACAGGTAGGTGTATTTCTGGAGGATTTCGGGACATCTGGATTTATCGTACGGTCTTACCCAGTCTGGTTTCCAAAAGGGGAAGAGAAGGAGACGGTAGAAGAGATGATAGAGCAGATGTTAACGATGAAAAAGATAAATATAGGCAAATTGAGAGAAGAGGCGGCTATTATGATGAGCTGTAAAAAATCAATTAAAGCCAACCATTATCTTCAAAAATCAGATATGGATCACCTTGTGAATGAACTTGGAGGCTGTTATGATCCGTTTACCTGTCCTCATGGTCGTCCGGTAATCATTCAATTTTCGATTTATGAAATGGAAAAAATGTTTAAGAGAGTAATGTAA